A single Streptomyces sannanensis DNA region contains:
- a CDS encoding GNAT family N-acetyltransferase codes for MLCTYDGLRLELRMTTTFPDISISTDRLVLRPFEEADIPAHIEMMNDEMVTAWTSVPHPYTARDAEDWVRRTAPAERAEGRGIVFAVTEFLTQRLVGTVHLQNTDWRTRATEAGYVTAPWARGEGYATESLLAVAQWLFRDQGFERLELRTAADNTASQQVAQKIGCVSEGVLRNAWIARTQTEDGGWTDIRTDLIVWSLLPEDLEGVADQMADVGGYGYTDWN; via the coding sequence ATGCTGTGCACTTACGACGGTCTTCGGCTGGAGCTGCGCATGACTACCACCTTTCCGGACATCTCCATCAGCACGGACCGGTTGGTGCTGCGCCCCTTCGAGGAAGCGGACATCCCGGCGCACATCGAGATGATGAACGACGAGATGGTCACCGCCTGGACCTCCGTCCCACATCCGTACACCGCCCGGGACGCCGAGGACTGGGTCCGCAGGACCGCTCCTGCCGAGCGCGCCGAGGGCCGCGGCATTGTCTTCGCCGTCACCGAGTTCCTCACCCAAAGGCTCGTCGGCACCGTCCACCTCCAGAACACCGACTGGCGCACCCGTGCCACCGAGGCCGGCTATGTCACCGCCCCCTGGGCGCGTGGCGAGGGCTATGCCACCGAATCACTGCTCGCCGTGGCCCAGTGGCTGTTCCGCGACCAGGGCTTCGAACGCCTCGAGCTCCGCACGGCCGCCGACAACACCGCCTCCCAGCAGGTCGCCCAGAAGATCGGCTGCGTCAGCGAGGGCGTGCTGCGCAACGCGTGGATAGCGCGTACCCAGACGGAGGACGGCGGCTGGACCGACATCCGTACCGACCTCATCGTCTGGAGCCTGCTGCCCGAGGACCTGGAGGGCGTCGCCGACCAGATGGCCGACGTCGGGGGATACGGCTACACCGACTGGAACTGA
- a CDS encoding MetQ/NlpA family ABC transporter substrate-binding protein encodes MRNTVKITAAAAVTAALALGLTACGTSSDPAAQAEGGKTDESKPLVVAATPVPHADILKFVKDNLAEKAGLKLEVKEFTDYVLPNTATESGEVGANFFQHKPYLDDFNKKNGTHIVPVVNVHLEPLGLYSKKAKAVTDIKSGQTVAVPNDTTNEGRALHLLADNGLITLKDGVGTDATLSDIKDDKGLKFKELEAATLPRALNDVDAAVINGNYAIEADLKPAKDALALEKSEGNPYTNFLAVKQGNENDPRVKKLAELLNSPEVKKFIEDKYDGSVIPAFGAAKS; translated from the coding sequence GTGCGTAACACCGTCAAGATCACCGCGGCTGCCGCCGTAACCGCCGCCCTCGCCCTCGGCCTCACCGCCTGCGGCACTTCCTCCGACCCGGCCGCCCAGGCCGAGGGAGGCAAGACCGACGAGAGCAAGCCGCTGGTCGTCGCGGCCACGCCGGTCCCGCACGCGGACATCCTGAAGTTCGTCAAGGACAACCTGGCGGAGAAGGCAGGCCTCAAGCTGGAGGTCAAGGAGTTCACGGACTACGTCCTGCCGAACACCGCCACCGAGAGCGGCGAGGTCGGCGCAAACTTCTTCCAGCACAAGCCGTACCTCGACGACTTCAACAAGAAGAACGGCACGCACATCGTGCCCGTCGTGAACGTCCACCTGGAGCCGCTCGGCCTCTACTCCAAGAAGGCCAAGGCCGTCACGGACATCAAGTCCGGCCAGACCGTCGCGGTGCCCAACGACACCACCAACGAGGGCCGTGCGCTGCACCTGCTCGCCGACAACGGCCTCATCACCCTCAAGGACGGTGTCGGCACCGACGCCACGCTGTCCGACATCAAGGACGACAAGGGCCTGAAGTTCAAGGAGCTGGAGGCGGCCACGCTGCCCCGCGCCCTGAACGACGTCGATGCCGCGGTCATCAACGGCAACTACGCCATCGAGGCGGACCTCAAGCCCGCCAAGGACGCCCTGGCGCTGGAGAAGTCAGAGGGCAACCCCTACACCAACTTCCTCGCCGTCAAGCAGGGCAACGAGAACGATCCCCGGGTGAAGAAGCTCGCCGAGCTCCTCAACTCCCCCGAGGTCAAGAAGTTCATCGAGGACAAGTACGACGGCTCGGTCATCCCGGCCTTCGGTGCCGCCAAGTCCTGA
- a CDS encoding methionine ABC transporter permease produces the protein MSWSEMQPLLSQGTIDTLYMVLWSTVVAIIGGLPLGILLVLTDKGGLLQNIVVNKVVGTIVNIGRSLPFIILLIALIPFTKLIVGTFIGPTAMIVPLAIGAIPFFARLVETAIREVDHGLVEAVQAMGGGIPTIVGKVLLPQALPSLISGLTTTVIVLIGYSAMAGAVGGEGLGSKAITYGYQRFETGFMLVTVVVLIAIVTAVQLIGDGAVRLLARRGRTAS, from the coding sequence GTGAGCTGGTCGGAGATGCAGCCGCTGCTCAGCCAGGGAACCATCGACACCCTCTACATGGTGCTGTGGTCCACGGTCGTCGCCATCATCGGCGGACTCCCGCTGGGCATTCTGCTGGTCCTCACCGACAAGGGCGGACTGCTGCAGAACATCGTGGTGAACAAGGTCGTCGGCACCATCGTCAACATCGGACGCTCGCTGCCGTTCATCATCCTGCTCATCGCTCTCATTCCCTTTACGAAGCTGATCGTCGGCACCTTCATCGGCCCGACCGCCATGATCGTGCCGCTCGCCATCGGCGCGATCCCGTTCTTCGCGCGGCTGGTCGAGACGGCGATCCGTGAGGTCGACCACGGACTGGTCGAAGCCGTCCAGGCCATGGGCGGCGGTATCCCGACCATCGTCGGGAAGGTGCTGCTGCCGCAGGCCCTGCCCTCGCTGATCTCCGGGCTGACCACCACCGTCATCGTGCTCATCGGCTACTCGGCGATGGCCGGCGCCGTCGGCGGCGAGGGCCTCGGCAGCAAGGCCATCACCTACGGCTACCAGCGCTTCGAGACCGGGTTCATGCTCGTCACCGTCGTCGTCCTGATCGCGATCGTCACCGCGGTCCAGCTCATCGGTGACGGCGCGGTACGGCTCCTGGCACGCCGCGGGCGTACCGCCTCGTAG
- a CDS encoding methionine ABC transporter ATP-binding protein, which produces MITTNGLTKVYQSRDREVTALDGVDLHVREGEVYGVIGQSGAGKSSLIRCVNLLERPTAGTVTVDGVDLTALAGNGRRANKALREARSRIGMVFQHFNLLSSRTVQANVELPLEILGVSGKERTRKALELLDLVGLGDKAKAYPQQLSGGQKQRVGIARALAGDPKVLLSDEATSALDPETTRSILQLLRDLNQQLGLTVLLITHEMDVVKTICDSAALMKKGKIVESGTVSELLATPGSELAHELFPVGGTASAPDHTVVDITFHGAAAGQPVISQLARTYNIDISILGAAMDTVGGRQIGRMRIELPGRFEENVVPIGFLREQGLQVDVVDPNAATSIPAQLVKEGAK; this is translated from the coding sequence GTGATCACCACCAACGGCCTCACCAAGGTCTATCAGTCGCGTGACCGCGAGGTCACCGCCCTGGACGGAGTCGACCTGCACGTCCGTGAGGGCGAGGTGTACGGCGTCATCGGCCAGAGCGGCGCCGGCAAGTCCTCCCTGATCCGCTGTGTCAACCTCCTGGAGCGCCCCACCGCCGGCACGGTGACCGTGGACGGCGTCGACCTCACCGCCCTGGCCGGGAACGGCCGCCGCGCCAACAAGGCGCTGCGCGAGGCCCGCAGCCGTATCGGCATGGTCTTCCAGCACTTCAACCTGCTGTCCTCGCGAACCGTGCAGGCGAATGTCGAGCTGCCTCTGGAGATCCTGGGCGTCTCCGGCAAGGAGCGCACCCGCAAGGCGCTGGAGCTCCTCGACCTGGTCGGCCTCGGCGACAAGGCGAAGGCATACCCGCAGCAGCTCTCCGGCGGCCAGAAGCAGCGCGTCGGCATCGCCCGCGCCCTGGCCGGCGACCCCAAGGTGCTGCTCTCCGACGAGGCGACGTCCGCGCTCGACCCCGAGACCACCCGCTCCATCCTCCAGCTGCTGCGCGACCTCAATCAGCAGCTCGGCCTGACCGTCCTGCTCATCACCCACGAGATGGACGTCGTCAAGACGATCTGCGACTCGGCCGCGCTGATGAAGAAGGGGAAGATCGTCGAGTCCGGCACGGTGAGCGAGCTGCTCGCCACCCCCGGCTCCGAGCTCGCGCATGAACTCTTCCCGGTCGGCGGCACGGCGTCCGCCCCGGACCATACGGTCGTCGACATCACCTTCCACGGTGCGGCGGCCGGCCAGCCGGTGATCTCGCAGCTCGCCCGTACGTACAACATCGACATCTCGATCCTCGGCGCCGCGATGGACACGGTCGGCGGACGCCAGATCGGCCGGATGCGCATCGAACTGCCCGGCCGCTTCGAGGAGAACGTCGTACCGATCGGCTTCCTGCGCGAACAGGGACTCCAGGTCGACGTCGTCGATCCGAACGCCGCGACCTCGATCCCGGCGCAGCTTGTGAAGGAAGGTGCCAAGTGA
- a CDS encoding GNAT family N-acetyltransferase produces the protein MGMSVTISAANDQDAEQILKLQYLCYQSEAELYGDYSIEPLTQTLDSLRTELAAGHALVARLGEEVVASVRGSVDEAGTVRLGKLIVHPRMQRHGLGGRLLNAIEEHYATRFAAKRFQLFTGHRSEGNLRLYRSHGYAQVGTEQSGPRLTIVTLEKEAPAGAYAPQA, from the coding sequence ATGGGTATGAGCGTGACCATCTCTGCGGCGAACGACCAGGACGCCGAGCAGATACTGAAACTGCAGTATCTCTGCTACCAGAGCGAGGCCGAGCTCTACGGCGACTACTCCATCGAACCGCTCACCCAGACCCTCGACTCCCTGCGTACCGAACTCGCCGCGGGCCACGCGCTCGTGGCACGGCTCGGCGAGGAGGTCGTGGCCTCGGTGCGCGGCAGTGTCGACGAGGCCGGCACGGTCCGGCTCGGAAAGCTCATCGTGCACCCGCGGATGCAGCGGCACGGCCTCGGCGGACGGCTGCTCAACGCGATCGAGGAGCACTACGCCACGCGCTTCGCCGCCAAGCGCTTCCAGCTCTTCACCGGCCATCGCAGCGAGGGCAACCTGCGGTTGTACCGCAGCCATGGCTACGCCCAGGTCGGCACCGAGCAGTCCGGTCCTCGGCTGACGATCGTCACGCTGGAGAAGGAAGCGCCCGCCGGGGCGTACGCGCCTCAGGCCTGA
- a CDS encoding sigma-70 family RNA polymerase sigma factor: protein MTSLVNTPALNVVGTLHRLVAAEAAAEAAAAAADPGDLEQTVWVRLLERLEREDPPADAARWVRSAVRAESRRARRTAARELLYATEPAAGPEACPEPAALNAERRRALRTAVGRTPGRCPRLLAAMLSPDDLTYREIAGELGISQGSLGPMRSRCLGCLRRMLAAEVATPGLRGKER from the coding sequence ATGACGTCGCTTGTGAACACCCCTGCCCTGAACGTCGTCGGCACCCTGCACCGACTGGTGGCCGCCGAGGCGGCTGCCGAGGCCGCGGCAGCCGCGGCCGACCCCGGCGATCTCGAGCAGACCGTCTGGGTGCGCCTGTTGGAACGACTGGAGCGCGAGGACCCGCCGGCCGACGCCGCGCGCTGGGTGCGGTCCGCGGTGCGCGCCGAGTCCCGCCGCGCCCGGCGCACGGCCGCCCGTGAACTCTTGTACGCCACCGAGCCCGCCGCCGGCCCCGAGGCATGCCCCGAACCGGCCGCGCTGAACGCCGAGCGGCGGCGCGCGCTGCGCACCGCGGTGGGCAGGACGCCCGGCCGCTGTCCACGGCTGCTGGCTGCGATGTTGTCCCCGGACGATCTCACCTACCGTGAAATCGCAGGAGAGTTGGGTATCTCACAAGGCAGCCTGGGGCCAATGCGTTCCCGCTGCCTGGGATGTCTGCGCAGAATGCTCGCGGCGGAGGTTGCGACTCCTGGACTTCGGGGAAAGGAGCGATAG
- a CDS encoding glycerophosphodiester phosphodiesterase: protein MTSDAQKSPGRRTVLGAAVLGTAALGLPATAAHADEREDRGSTHAGYRSLPVPTIIAHRGASGYRPEHTLGSYQLALDMGAHVIEQDLVPTRDGHLVCRHENDITGTTDVADHPEFADRRTTKTVDGTATTGWFTEDFTLAELKTLRAKERLPELRQENTLYNGRWTVPTFEEVLRWADEEGRRRGRPVWLHVETKHPSYFRKLGLGLEEPLAKLLRRYGRHRANSPVFLQSFEPSSIQRLSRLVDSPGVVLLSGANSRPWDFVEAGDPRKVADLVKPEGLQWIASFAQGIGPTLDLIIPRDANKKLLTPTTLVRDAHAQGLILHPYTMRNENSQLPADFDRGADADYGDAFAAFKLWFEQGIDGIFTDNPDTGLLAAADFRR from the coding sequence ATGACATCGGATGCGCAGAAGAGCCCGGGGCGCCGGACCGTTCTGGGCGCGGCGGTACTCGGAACGGCGGCACTCGGACTGCCCGCCACGGCCGCCCACGCCGACGAGCGTGAGGACCGGGGTTCCACGCATGCCGGTTACCGCAGCCTGCCCGTGCCGACGATCATCGCCCACCGGGGCGCCAGCGGCTACCGGCCCGAGCACACGCTGGGCTCCTACCAACTGGCCCTCGACATGGGCGCGCATGTCATCGAGCAGGACCTGGTCCCCACCAGGGACGGGCATCTGGTCTGCCGTCACGAGAACGACATCACGGGCACGACCGACGTCGCCGATCATCCGGAGTTCGCCGACCGCCGCACCACCAAGACGGTGGACGGGACGGCCACCACCGGCTGGTTCACCGAGGACTTCACGCTCGCCGAGCTCAAGACGCTGCGTGCCAAGGAGCGCCTCCCCGAGCTCCGCCAGGAGAACACCCTCTACAACGGCCGGTGGACGGTGCCCACCTTCGAGGAGGTGCTGCGCTGGGCGGACGAGGAAGGGCGCAGGCGCGGCCGGCCCGTATGGCTCCACGTCGAGACCAAGCACCCCTCCTACTTCCGCAAGCTCGGCCTGGGGCTGGAGGAGCCGCTCGCCAAGCTGCTGCGCCGCTACGGCCGGCACCGTGCGAACTCCCCGGTCTTCCTGCAGTCCTTCGAGCCGAGCAGCATCCAGCGCCTCTCCCGGCTGGTCGACTCGCCGGGCGTCGTCCTGCTCTCCGGGGCGAACTCGCGGCCGTGGGACTTCGTGGAAGCGGGTGACCCGCGCAAGGTCGCCGATCTCGTCAAGCCCGAGGGCCTGCAGTGGATCGCCTCCTTCGCCCAGGGCATCGGCCCCACCCTGGACCTGATCATTCCCAGGGACGCGAACAAGAAGCTGCTCACGCCGACCACGCTGGTGCGGGACGCGCATGCGCAGGGGCTGATCCTCCACCCCTACACGATGCGCAACGAGAACTCCCAGCTGCCCGCGGACTTCGACCGCGGCGCCGACGCCGACTACGGCGACGCGTTCGCGGCCTTCAAGCTGTGGTTCGAGCAGGGAATCGACGGCATATTCACCGACAACCCGGACACGGGTCTGCTGGCCGCCGCCGACTTCCGGCGCTGA
- a CDS encoding lysophospholipid acyltransferase family protein — MRLMFRPRVEGAENIPGTGPVILAGNHLTFIDSIVLPIVCDRQVVFIGKDEYVTGKGPKGRLMAWFFTGVGMIPVDRDGANGGVAALMTGRRVLEEGRMFGIYPEGTRSPDGRLYRGRTGIARLTLMTGAPVVPFAMIGTDKLQPGGAGLPRPGRVTVRFGKPMEFSRYDGMDRDRYVLRAVTDSVMTEVMRLSGQEYVDMYATKAKAA; from the coding sequence ATGCGCCTGATGTTCCGCCCTCGGGTGGAAGGCGCAGAGAACATCCCCGGTACCGGCCCCGTGATCCTGGCAGGCAATCACCTCACCTTCATCGACTCGATCGTTCTGCCGATCGTCTGCGACCGTCAGGTCGTCTTCATCGGCAAGGACGAGTACGTCACCGGCAAGGGTCCCAAGGGCCGGCTGATGGCCTGGTTCTTCACCGGCGTCGGCATGATCCCGGTGGACCGTGACGGCGCCAACGGCGGTGTCGCCGCGCTGATGACCGGCCGCCGGGTGCTGGAGGAGGGCCGGATGTTCGGTATCTACCCGGAGGGCACCCGCTCCCCCGACGGCCGTCTCTACCGCGGCCGTACCGGCATCGCCCGTCTCACCCTGATGACGGGTGCGCCGGTGGTGCCGTTCGCGATGATCGGCACGGACAAGCTCCAGCCGGGCGGCGCCGGCCTGCCGCGCCCGGGCCGGGTCACGGTCCGCTTCGGCAAGCCCATGGAGTTCTCCCGGTACGACGGCATGGACCGCGACCGCTATGTGCTGCGGGCGGTGACCGACTCGGTGATGACCGAGGTCATGCGCCTGTCCGGGCAGGAGTACGTCGACATGTACGCCACGAAGGCGAAGGCCGCCTGA
- a CDS encoding MFS transporter encodes MTSTAQRTTGADTTVYRPGRWPALVVLVLAVLLVAVDATVLGLATPFLSEDLKPSGTQLLWIGDVYSFVIAGLLVSMGSLGDRIGRKKLLLTGAVAFGAVSVLNAYATSPEMMILARALLGVAGATLMPSTLALIRNIFHDSKERSLAIGIWGAMASAGAAVGPMVGGFLLEHFWWGSVFLINLPVMAVLVVVGAKLIPESRNPRRGPWDLISVLLSLIGMIGVVYAVKETATHGPSTVAAATALTGAAALYGFVRRQLTLPTPLLDMRLFRHRGLSAAVLADLLTILGLSGLVFFLSQFLQLVQGRAPLEAGLAELPAAVGAAATGLIAGTAARRYSVRAVVAGGLAAVGVALAALTMIGQSTAYPVLGTILLVVGIGAGFSFTVTADIILSSVPKEQAGAASAVSETAYELGAALGIALLGSVVTGVYRDFATPAGIPADASAAAHESLGGAFEAAATLPARSGAELVGAAQEAFVEGLRLASGVGAVVLLATAVAAWFLLRGQKLEEGVEH; translated from the coding sequence ATGACCAGTACCGCCCAGCGCACGACCGGGGCGGACACCACCGTGTACCGGCCGGGCCGCTGGCCGGCACTTGTCGTACTCGTCCTGGCCGTACTTCTGGTGGCTGTCGACGCCACCGTACTCGGCCTCGCGACCCCCTTCCTCAGCGAGGACCTGAAGCCGTCCGGCACCCAGCTCCTCTGGATCGGTGACGTCTACTCGTTCGTCATCGCAGGCCTGCTCGTCTCCATGGGCAGCCTCGGTGACCGCATCGGCCGCAAGAAGCTGTTGCTCACCGGCGCCGTCGCGTTCGGCGCGGTGTCCGTCCTCAACGCGTACGCCACCAGCCCCGAGATGATGATCCTCGCCCGGGCGCTGCTCGGCGTCGCCGGCGCGACGCTGATGCCGTCCACCCTGGCGCTGATCCGCAATATCTTCCACGACTCGAAGGAGCGCAGTCTCGCCATCGGCATCTGGGGCGCCATGGCGTCCGCGGGCGCGGCCGTGGGTCCGATGGTCGGCGGCTTCCTGCTGGAGCACTTCTGGTGGGGCTCGGTCTTCCTGATCAACCTGCCGGTGATGGCCGTTCTGGTCGTCGTGGGCGCCAAGCTGATCCCCGAGTCCAGGAACCCCCGGCGCGGACCGTGGGATCTGATCAGCGTCCTGTTGTCCCTCATCGGAATGATCGGTGTCGTCTACGCCGTCAAGGAGACGGCGACACACGGGCCGAGCACGGTGGCCGCGGCCACGGCACTGACCGGTGCGGCCGCGCTCTACGGCTTTGTACGCAGGCAGCTGACCCTGCCCACGCCGCTGCTGGACATGAGGCTGTTCCGGCACCGCGGCCTCTCCGCCGCGGTGCTGGCGGATCTGCTGACCATCCTGGGTCTGTCCGGCCTGGTCTTCTTCCTGTCCCAGTTCCTGCAACTGGTCCAGGGCAGGGCGCCGCTCGAGGCGGGACTCGCCGAACTGCCCGCCGCTGTCGGCGCGGCGGCGACGGGTCTGATCGCCGGTACGGCCGCACGCCGCTACTCCGTACGCGCCGTGGTCGCCGGCGGACTCGCGGCGGTCGGTGTGGCACTCGCCGCGCTGACCATGATCGGCCAGTCCACCGCGTACCCGGTGCTCGGCACGATCCTGCTGGTCGTCGGTATCGGGGCGGGCTTCTCCTTCACCGTCACCGCGGACATCATCCTGTCCAGCGTGCCCAAGGAGCAGGCCGGCGCGGCCTCCGCGGTCTCGGAGACGGCGTACGAACTCGGTGCGGCGCTCGGCATCGCCCTGCTCGGCTCCGTCGTCACCGGTGTCTACCGCGACTTCGCGACCCCGGCGGGCATACCGGCCGATGCGTCGGCCGCCGCGCACGAATCATTGGGCGGCGCGTTCGAGGCCGCCGCCACGCTGCCCGCGCGGAGCGGCGCGGAGCTCGTGGGCGCGGCACAGGAGGCGTTCGTCGAGGGTCTGCGGCTCGCGTCGGGCGTGGGCGCGGTGGTGCTGCTGGCGACGGCGGTCGCGGCCTGGTTCCTGCTGCGCGGCCAGAAGCTCGAGGAGGGCGTTGAGCACTGA
- a CDS encoding helix-turn-helix domain-containing protein: protein MAMDREQVLRTAAALLARKSTATMDEVARAAGIGRATLHRHFAGRDALVKALEDLGIEECEAALDRARLDEGPADDALRRLIAEMEPGAELLAFLVTENQLFEGDEINEGWARLDARVSALFRRGQEQGEFRIDLSPGWLTEALYGLIGSCAWAVMDGRVAKKDFTYMIAELLLGGARRSV, encoded by the coding sequence ATGGCCATGGATCGTGAACAGGTGCTGCGCACCGCTGCAGCCCTCCTCGCCCGCAAGTCGACCGCCACCATGGACGAGGTCGCCAGAGCCGCCGGCATCGGCCGCGCGACGCTGCACCGGCACTTCGCCGGGCGGGATGCGCTGGTCAAGGCGCTCGAGGACCTGGGCATCGAGGAGTGCGAGGCGGCCCTCGACCGGGCCCGGCTCGACGAAGGCCCGGCGGACGACGCACTGCGGCGGCTGATCGCCGAGATGGAGCCGGGCGCCGAGCTGCTCGCGTTCCTCGTCACCGAGAACCAGCTGTTCGAGGGCGACGAGATCAACGAGGGCTGGGCCCGGCTGGACGCCCGCGTGTCGGCGCTGTTCCGGCGCGGTCAGGAGCAGGGCGAGTTCCGGATCGACCTCTCGCCGGGCTGGCTGACCGAGGCCCTGTACGGGCTCATCGGCAGCTGTGCCTGGGCCGTGATGGACGGTCGGGTGGCCAAGAAGGACTTCACATACATGATCGCCGAGCTGCTGCTCGGCGGAGCACGACGGAGCGTGTAG
- a CDS encoding MFS transporter — translation MSAPFTPPQDLSTASPRSRKAIRAGAIGNLIEYYDATIYSLLAPVFAQQFFPTSNKAFALLYTYGLVVGVAFVVRPVAAMLLSPYGDRHGRRKLLSLSLFIMGSGLLLIGLSPSYRTIGALAPVCLVLGRATQNVSNSGEFQAASAFIVEHAPPDRRASAGAAQYMTAGLGILAATLVSTVLTTVLPKQMLADWGWRVPFLIGAVLCLYGVHLRQAVPESPLFTGLQASGRVERRPLWTALTLHRRSLLLVIVIQFSQVTFFTWQVFLPTYANLVSGFPLKTGLALNAVALAAFVLVLPLVGAVSDRKTGRRPLIIAEALGFAVLAYPMLRLLQHPSPAGYLLVAVVGNVLLALTYGNAAAVFCELFPTGIRTSGVGVAYNLAVTVFGGSAPLIATWSIAHDRPLLLAYYIVALEATAAVVFLVRLPETRGTTLETAGDLRGRDDRSGTPEESPSSIPE, via the coding sequence TTGTCCGCGCCCTTCACGCCCCCGCAGGACCTCTCCACCGCGTCCCCCCGCTCCCGCAAGGCGATCCGGGCGGGGGCGATCGGCAACCTCATCGAGTACTACGACGCGACGATCTACTCCCTGCTCGCCCCGGTCTTCGCCCAGCAGTTCTTCCCCACCAGCAACAAGGCGTTCGCGCTGCTCTACACCTACGGGCTCGTGGTGGGCGTCGCCTTCGTGGTGCGCCCCGTCGCCGCGATGCTGTTGTCGCCCTACGGGGATCGGCACGGCCGTCGCAAACTGCTCTCGCTCAGCCTGTTCATCATGGGATCGGGCCTGCTGCTCATCGGTCTGTCGCCCTCCTACCGCACCATCGGGGCGCTGGCGCCGGTCTGCCTGGTGCTCGGCCGCGCCACTCAGAACGTCTCCAACTCCGGCGAGTTCCAGGCCGCCTCCGCGTTCATCGTCGAACACGCCCCGCCCGATCGCCGGGCCTCGGCCGGCGCCGCCCAGTACATGACCGCCGGTCTCGGCATCCTGGCCGCCACACTGGTCTCGACGGTGCTCACCACCGTGCTCCCCAAGCAGATGCTGGCCGACTGGGGGTGGCGGGTGCCGTTCCTGATCGGCGCGGTCCTCTGCCTCTACGGTGTCCACCTGCGACAGGCCGTACCGGAAAGTCCGCTCTTCACCGGGCTGCAGGCCTCGGGCCGGGTCGAGCGCAGGCCGCTGTGGACAGCCCTCACACTGCACCGGCGAAGCCTGCTCCTGGTGATCGTGATTCAGTTCAGCCAGGTCACGTTCTTCACCTGGCAGGTCTTCCTGCCCACCTACGCGAACCTGGTCTCCGGTTTCCCGCTCAAGACCGGTCTGGCCCTGAACGCCGTCGCGCTGGCGGCCTTCGTGCTCGTACTGCCGCTGGTCGGTGCGGTCTCGGACCGGAAGACCGGCCGACGGCCTCTCATCATCGCCGAGGCCCTGGGCTTCGCCGTCCTCGCGTACCCCATGCTGCGCCTGCTGCAGCATCCGAGTCCGGCCGGCTACCTGCTGGTCGCGGTGGTCGGCAACGTGCTGCTGGCACTCACCTACGGAAACGCCGCCGCGGTGTTCTGCGAGCTGTTCCCCACCGGCATCCGGACCTCGGGCGTCGGCGTCGCGTACAACCTCGCCGTCACCGTCTTCGGCGGCAGCGCGCCCCTCATCGCCACCTGGAGCATCGCCCACGACCGTCCTCTGCTGCTGGCCTACTACATCGTCGCCCTGGAGGCCACGGCCGCGGTCGTCTTCCTCGTCCGGCTGCCGGAGACCCGTGGGACGACGCTGGAGACAGCCGGTGACCTGCGTGGCCGGGACGACCGTTCCGGCACACCGGAAGAGTCACCTTCTTCGATTCCTGAGTGA